One Salvelinus namaycush isolate Seneca chromosome 29, SaNama_1.0, whole genome shotgun sequence genomic region harbors:
- the LOC120024593 gene encoding GDNF-inducible zinc finger protein 1-like, translated as MSDQVVQLSSAFHHEDMLQSLHQLRLHGHLCDVTVQVDFQGELEEFEAHQAVLAASSGYFKNILLAPDPPKKLFLGNVRTTDFTRFLEYVYTGKLEVDKEFAKDKIGVIHEVATLLECKSLVQACSSVLDEGSLSLHRVEASMSQDMEADLDDVGEEDVALGVGVNKVPKIASTKRLIPPTKPERGEKRAKVAVTAEEERSEVNKDTEVSGRRSNRLAGRRVFIDIPKKKYVRKMKDQTKAQMEDLPDNNTQTTNQGENTDDTQEAEEALPEPLPEKEGAGLESTDVDDEDEVEEGDIPGDCPDDSLFLPSKEEEGEEEGEERATNRSSRRIDTQYKCDKCQRTFHYEKSYLKHIKTSHSVQGEVTYRCDTCQQTFANRCNLKIHQRHVHSDERLFPCDVCTKTFKRKKDVTRHRRQVHEGGGERHTCLVCNKALSSKTALTLHERTHTGDKPYSCTDCEAKFSQSSALKTHRRTHTGEKPFACDQCDARFTQNHMLSYHKRAHTGEKPFMCESCGKSFASKEYLKHHSRIHTGSRPYKCEQCGRAFAQRNSLHQHMKIHTGERPYHCTDCDKQFTQLNALQRHQRIHTGEKPYMCGLCNRTFTDKSTVRRHTMTHDQNTPWKNYLVVLKDNMEKKTKKPRSLGRKVKIETVVREVEGDSGAGGRLQEGTILVPGEPITLSASWGDPGTIALVSHTTLGGFTVIQTEMPAGTQLPIVTTDGTGASVISLDGSTVSVPFTIPVSMSSISVSSSSSGVLPVQTVSVSVPVTVSGAIFAPVSETSLSTSCVLETAVSQTILAPDLEAGPGSDMTTIADPEEAVSECAPISEECVTVQTSELETETQSTAVSNEEQHSVPEDIGTVEDLEVSTEDTVV; from the exons ATGAGTGACCAAGTGGTCCAGCTCTCCTCAGCCTTTCACCATGAGGACATGCTTCAGTCTCTGCACCAGCTCAGACTGCATGGCCACCTGTGTGATGTCACAGTCCAGGTGGACTTCCAGGGTGAGCTGGAAGAGTTTGAGGCTCACCAGGCggtcctagctgcctccagcggCTACTTCAAGAACATCCTACTGGCCCCGGACCCACCCAAGAAACTATTCTTGGGGAACGTTCGAACCACTGATTTCACCAGGTTCTTGGAATATGTATACACTGGCAAACTGGAGGTGGATAAAGAGTTTGCTAAAGACAAGATTGGTGTAATACATGAAGTGGCGACACTGTTGGAGTGTAAGAGCCTTGTCCAGGCTTGCAGCTCGGTTCTCGATGAAGGCAGCTTGAGTCTGCACAGGGTTGAAGCGTCCATGTCACAGGACATGGAAGCTGATTTGGATGATGTGGGAGAGGAGGATGTGGCGCTGGGGGTCGGAGTCAACAAAGTTCCCAAAATAGCCTCCACCAAGAGGCTGATTCCTCCAACAAAAccggagagaggggagaaaagggCAAAGGTCGCGGTCACAGCCGAGGAGGAGAGGTCAGAGGTGAATAAAGACACTGAGGTCTCTGGGAGGAGGAGTAACAGGCTGGCAGGGCGCAGAGTCTTCATTGACATTCCTAAGAAGAAGTACGTGAGGAAGATGAAGGACCAGACCAAGGCGCAGATGGAAGATCTGCCTGACAACAACACTCAGACAACCAATCAGGGGGAGAACACTGACGACACACAG GAGGCAGAAGAGGCCCTTCCAGAGCCGCTGCCTGAAAAAGAGGGGGCGGGACTGGAGTCAACAGACGTTGATGATGAAGATGAGGTGGAAGAGGGAGATATACCGGGGGATTGTCCAGATGACTCCCTCTTCTTGCCCAGCAAggaagaggagggtgaggaggagggagaggagcgtGCCACCAACAGATCATCCAGACGTATTGACACTCAATACAAGTGTGACAAATGTCAACGGACCTTCCACTATGAGAAGAGCTACCTGAAGCACATCAA GACGAGCCACAGTGTGCAGGGGGAGGTGACGTACCGTTGTGACACCTGCCAGCAGACCTTCGCCAACCGCTGCAACCTGAAGATCCACCAGAGACACGTCCACAGTGACGAAAGACTGTTCCCCTGTGACGTCTGCACCAAGACCTTCAAGCGCAAGAAGGACGTGACGCGCCACCGGCGACAG GTGCACGAGGGAGGCGGTGAGCGGCACACCTGTCTTGTGTGTAACAAGGCTTTGAGCTCTAAGACAGCGTTGACGCTAcacgagagaacacacacaggagacaagcCCTACTCCTGCACTGACTGTGAAGCCAAGTTCTCCCAGAGCTCAGCCCTCAAGACCCACCGcaggactcacacaggagagaagcctttcgcCTGTGACCAGTGTGATGCGAGGTTCACCCAGAACCACATGTTGTCCTATCACAAAAGGGCCCACACAG gagagaagccttttatGTGTGAGAGCTGTGGGAAAAGCTTTGCCTCTAAAGAATACCTGAAACACCACTCTAGAATCCACACAGGCTCCAGGCCTTACAAGTGTGAACAATGTGGTCGGGCCTTCGCCCAGAGAAACTCCCTCCACCAGCATATGAAgatacacacag gTGAGCGTCCGTACCACTGTACAGATTGTGATAAGCAGTTCACCCAGCTGAATGCCCTCCAGAGGCACCAGAGGattcatacaggggagaagccctaCATGTGTGGCCTCTGCAACCGTACCTTCACGGACAAGTCCACTGTACGCAGACACACCATG ACTCACGACCAAAACACTCCGTGGAAGAACTACCTGGTGGTCCTCAAGGACAACATGGAGAAAAAGACGAAGAAACCCAGAAGCCTTGGTAGAAAGGTTAAAATAGAGACGGTGGTTCGGGAGGTGGAAGGGGATAGTGGAGCTGGAGGTAGGCTCCAGGAGGGGACCATATTGGTTCCTGGTGAGCCCAtcaccctctcagccagctggggCGACCCAGGGACCATCGCCCTGGTTAGCCACACCACCCTGGGTGGGTTCACGGTCATCCAGACAGAGATGCCGGCTGGGACCCAGCTACCCATCGTCACCACAGATGGCACCGGGGCCAGTGTCATCTCTCTGGATGGATCCACTGTCTCTGTCCCCTTTACTATCCCTGTCTCTATGTCCTCCATCTCTGTGTCCTCGTCCTCCTCTGGTGTCCTCCCTGTCCagactgtgtctgtctctgtcccagtCACTGTTTCAGGGGCCATATTTGCCCCAGTTTCAGAGACCAGTCTTTCAACTTCGTGTGTTCTGGAAACTGCGGTGTCGCAGACCATCTTGGCTCCAGATTTGGAAGCTGGGCCTGGTTCAGATATGACGACCATTGCGGATCCTGAGGAGGCAGTTTCAGAGTGTGCCCCGATCTctgaggagtgtgttacagtgcAGACATCAgaactggagactgagacacaGAGCACTGCTGTCTCTAATGAGGAACAACACAGTGTACCAGAGGACATTGGTACTGTGGAAGACCTGGAGGTGTCCACCGAAGATACTGTGGTGTAG